Below is a window of Candidatus Poribacteria bacterium DNA.
CCTCAGAGGCTAGAAGAGTGTCTCGGAAGGGTAGTAGACTTGGATCTGTTAATTCTGTTGTGGGAGGGCGAAAAACGGCAGGGACTTAAAGAGACATTACGAAATCATGGAGAGGCAAAATCAGTTGGGCTTTTTGTAGGACCCGAAGGTGGGTTTTCAGACAAAGAGGTGAAGTTGGCAGTTCAAAACGGCTGCATACCTGCAACATTCGGCGACAACATCTTGCGCACAGAGACCGCTGCAATCGTCAGCGTAGCATCAGTGATGTATGAACTCAAGTGAGCATCACATATCTTTTATCAGTGAGAAATTGATGATTATCGCCAAACCAGCAGGACCGCAAGCGCTTCACCCGGCGTATTCCACAAGAAATCAAAGGCCTCCTTCGCCTGCTTGTATGGAAAGCGGTGAGTAATCATCCGATCGGTCTGGATCTTTCCGGTGCGAATCTTCTCCAATGCTCGAAACGCAGTTTGTGAGAGCGGTTCATCGACAAGGATACCTGCCACAAGCCGCTTGCTCATAATCTTTGATGAATGTAGCGGCAACGGTTCCCCCTGGTATAATGCGATTAGCTGAAGCGTGCCTCCCCTACGAACTATATCCTGCGCCTGATCAAACGATTTGACACCCGCATGTCCACCGACACAATCAACGACAAGATCCGCACCTTTCCCATCGGTTAAACGCTGTACCTCTTCGATGGGGTCCGCTTCCGAAGCGTTAATTACCACATCCGCTCCCAATTCCTTCGAGAGTTGACAGCGCAGCGACAACCCATCAACAGTGATAATTCTGGCAGGATCATACCCGCGCAAGATCTGCAGCATCAAGCTGCCCACAACGCCTTGTCCCAAAATGACAATCGTATCTCCTGCCTGTGCCCCTGACGACGCCGCCCACGCTGTCGCCTCTGTCGAAAGCAAAAGGAACGTACCTGCCTCGAAGGAAACATCATCGGGAAGTGGGACTAAATGCCCCCGCGTCGAGTCCGCATCGCCGACGACATATTGTGCGTGAGGTGCAGCGGCCATCACCCGTTGTCCGATTTGATACTCGGTGACATTGGCTCCGACCTTCTCGACGGTGCCAGTAAGGGAATATCCCATAATCGA
It encodes the following:
- a CDS encoding zinc-binding dehydrogenase yields the protein MIRVIKPEGFGNIQLEDAPIPEIDNRQVLVRTERTLISRGSELFRRYISEEALPHSIMGYSLTGTVEKVGANVTEYQIGQRVMAAAPHAQYVVGDADSTRGHLVPLPDDVSFEAGTFLLLSTEATAWAASSGAQAGDTIVILGQGVVGSLMLQILRGYDPARIITVDGLSLRCQLSKELGADVVINASEADPIEEVQRLTDGKGADLVVDCVGGHAGVKSFDQAQDIVRRGGTLQLIALYQGEPLPLHSSKIMSKRLVAGILVDEPLSQTAFRALEKIRTGKIQTDRMITHRFPYKQAKEAFDFLWNTPGEALAVLLVWR